In Emys orbicularis isolate rEmyOrb1 chromosome 14, rEmyOrb1.hap1, whole genome shotgun sequence, the sequence CTCTGCTCACAATTGCCCAGTTCCAGCTGCCTCTCCTAGATGTCTAAATCTGAACTGCCATAGACCCTTCTGCACCCGATATTTTTCATCTCATTTCTGGCCAAAGAGGCACCACTCAAAATTTTCGGCTGGCTGTGTGAATGACAGAGGTAAAGGCTATCACCCTTAGTGTAGGCCAgttgcagctgcaaatgtttacTAGGGACAAGGATGAGGCCACCAAGTACTTTTTCACTTCTGCCCTACAGCAAGTTTTGAACCTAGCTCTTCAGAGGCGGAAGGCCCAAGTGTCCACAATGAAGGAATGGGACTGGAAAAAGCTGCTCAGAAAAAAGTTGATCCCACAAGGAGTCCTTGGCAGCAGTCTGCCAAGTCTTGCTTATTGGGAAGGAGAGACTTCATTCCTGGACAGTCATTCCATGGCATTGTGATTTGCTGAAATCTTTACCCACATAGTCACAGCCTGAGTCAGCCCTGTGCCGGGCTGAGGTAACACATCACCCTATGGGGGCATCTGTGCAGCTGTCCATCCTGCAGCACAAACAAGGAACAATGGCCGGCGGGATGGCCCAGGACTGTGACCTGGAGCACGGTGGGCTGGAGGTGCAATGCTAGCTTTGACAGGCTATGCAAGCATCTCTCAGCTAGGCCTTTTGGCCCTTTCTGTGGTGGTTGGGAAAGCTCAAGAAGACCAGGCTAGTTCCAAGTTTCCACACCGGCACCCCCTCTGCGTCCTCCTCTGTTCTCTTACTTCCTCATCCCTCCATCCCCTAGTCCTCCTGCCACTGCCCCTTCCCTCAGCCCTGCCAGCCAATCCAGCCCTCTCCCACTCCTCATActgccctcccccttctcctgctTCCTCATCCCGCCATCCCCTAATCCTCCTGCCACTGCCCCTTCCCTCAGCCCTGCCAGCCAATCCAGCCCTCTCCCACTCCTCATActgccctcccccttctcctgctTCCTCATCCCGCCATCCCCTAATCCTCCTGCCACTGCCCCTTCCCTCAGCCCTGCCAGCCAATCCAGCCCTCTCCCACTCCTCATActgccctcccccttctcctgctTCCTCATCCCGCCATCCCCTAATCCTCCTGCCACTGCCCCTTCCCTCAGCCCTGCCAGCCAATCCAGCCCTCTCCCACTCCTCATActgccctcccccttctcctgctTCCTCATCCCGCCATCCCCTAATCCTCCTGCCACTGCCCCTTCCCTCAGCCCTGCCAGCCAATCCAGCCCTCTCCCACTCCTCATActgccctcccccttctcctgctTCCTCATCCCGCCATCCCCTAATCCTCCTGCCACTGCCCCTTCCCTCAGCCCTGCCAGCCAATCCAGCCCTCTCCCACTCCTCATACTgtcctcccccttctcctgctTCCTCATCCCGCCATCCCCTAATCCTCCTGCCACTGCCCCTTCCCTCAGCCCTGCCAGCCAGTCCAGCCCTCTCCCACTCCTCATActgccctcccccttctcctgctTCCTCATCCCGCCATCCCCTAATCCTCCTGCCACTGCCCCTTCCCTCAGCCCTGCCAGCCAATCCagccctccccccttctccctcaTCCTCTCCCCGTCCTCCCCACACGCTCCCTGAAGCCTCCccccatagcccctccccccaggctgttTGTGTCGCACCTCGCACCCCATTGCTCATGCGCTCACTTCCGCgctccgccccccttccccccgccaacCCCGTCGCCCAGGGTAACGGCTTcggggtgggaagggggctgcGAACAACCGCAGTAGCAGAGCGACCTGTGCGGCTCCATGTCCCTGCGCCCCGGGACCGAAAGGTGAGGCGGGAGGGCAGCACGAGGGGCAGGAGAGAGCCCGGGAATGGGGTGACGATGGGGagcctggtgggggggagggcaggggagagcccGGGAatgggggagcccgggggggggagggcaggggagagcccGGGAATGGGGGGAGcgcggggagggcaggggagagcgCGGGAATGGGGGGGAgcgaggggggagcccggggggggggaagtgcggggagggcaggggagagcctgggagggggggatgtaggtggacaggggctgggggaagtAGCTCAAAGAGCAGCCTAAGCTAAGGGACTGGTATAAAATATCCAATTCTGGTTCTTTAGTTAAAAAACTCCTTGCAGCCCTCAACTCCTTGCATTAAAATTAGGATATTTGCACAATAATTGCCAGATTGATTATTTAAGACACAGATCTTATTGCAGCTTTAAAGGGTAGAACCTTGGGGCACTGGGACCATGATGAACTCCTCCAAGAAGAATGAACTAGATTTAGAAAAAAGCATTACCAATAAGAAAACAGAAGAAGCCAAGTGGCAATGTATCTACCCAaatgagaggagagagaggaatcATGTTTATACTCTTCTTAACATCAGCGAGAACGTATTTGAACAAGATGAAAGGTCTTTGGAATATGTCATCAGGACAGGATGGGAGGAAGCTGTAAGTTACATTTTATATCTTGAAAAATGACTTAGTAGcctgaaaaaaaattctcaaatgCAGTTTTGGAACATTTGCTAACAATGgctatttaaaaatgcatttgttttgATACAATGTAGTTTGAAAAGTCAACAGATACTGCTTTGGATaccttaaagcaggggtggccaacctgagcctgagaaggagccagaatttaccaatgtgcattgtcaaagagccacagtaacatgTCAGGAGCTCCCCCTCGCCCCTAGTGTCTCCCACccaccacgatcagctgtttgcggtgtgcaggaggaggCGGCGCAAGGGCACGGTagactcaggggaagaggcgggggctttgggggaaggagtggagtgggagtggggccagggtctggggcagagcctgggcttgagcagtgagcaccctgtagcacattggaaagttggcgcctgtagctccagccccggagttggcacctatgcaagAAGCctcatattaacctctgaagagctgcctgctttagcaggtgcggggccccatgcCGGGATgcgaattgtctcgcgcccccctcccccgccccaactccgccccctcggatccctccccaaatccccgccctggctccgccccctccctgcccccattggatccctccccaaatccccgccctggccccacctcttccccaagcacgccgcattcctcctcctcacccctccctcccaggcttgcactgATCAGCTGTATGCCGGCGCAatcgctggagggaggggggagaagcagggcacagcttttttttttccccccgcgccgctggcagccccggacgttgcggggccgTCTTAGGCGCGGgtccccattccggggaatcggccgaatcggcttaaagccggccctgaggttggccacccctgccttaaagCCTCTAAACCAAAGTCAAAGTTGAGAATGGGGGGAAATCATGACAAATCAACAGTTGATTGTTTTAAACAAGATATTTAACACTacacatgttttaaaaaacaaaaagctagGAGCTTCAAAATAGTTGCAGGGAGCTGCTTAAAAAGCAGAGGTAGGTATGGAGGAACTTTAAGAACATACTGAAAATATTGTTTAGGATTTTATTCTTAAACTAATAGAGATCTAGTTTGTTACAGCTGCAGATTAGTCAGCATGAAATGGAATATACAGAAAGGACCAACAGCTGCAACCTCcacacaaaccaaaaaaaatcaatgaacaaTACCTGCTTAGGGGGGAGGGAAAATTAGGATAAAATGCTTTGATCTAGGTGCagaaaaacaagaagaaaatgaAGTATTCTGTTCCTCATTTAGCATGTGTAGTAGAATGAAGCAAGATAATTAcatgtgaaaaacaaaataaacttaaTCATTAGTTAATCTATAGATAAACTAAGCTGTAAATGATCCTTTGAACCAATTAAAAATAAGATGAGCTTTGTGGAATCAGACACTTGCCATCTTTATTTTTAGTTTAGTATAAAGGACTGATCATCTTCCTCTAGTTCCTTCAACTTTTGTAAAGTGGACATACAACTGCCATTTTTATGTCTATCACTGTCTTGTAACATAGACATATGGAATACCTAAAAACCTCACTAAACCTTCAAGTAAGTTCCTTTCCTGTAGCTACAATGAAGTTGAATAGAAGGAATATTAATAGTGGTTAGTATAAATGGTACTCACATCTGTTTGAAGTAATTCTGATTAAAGCTGCTTCTCACCTTTTTACCTACAAAACAGATGAGATTCTTGAAGAAAAGGCAAGTAGGGTTGTGATGGTTTAGTTAGCTTAAGAATTTGGTGTACATTATCCATTATATCAGAGTAGTAACAAATAGTTCAGCTGTGGGGACAGATCACTTGTATCACAGAGGGAAATGGCTTTGGAGGCTTCTGGTTTTCTGTAGTTTTAAGATTATGAATTTTTCAGAATGACTGAGTACAATGGGTTCAAACCTTGCCATTCTAGGGTAGGATTACCATATGTCCAGGTTTTCCTAGATATTGCCTCTTTTTTGAGCCTCCGTCCTATGTCCAGGTGGATTTTTTCAAACAGGAAATGTCTGGAATTTTTTCAGAGCAGatgctgcagctcagaaagagccctgATTGGACCGCTTCCCGATTGGTATCTCCCCTGCATCAGCAGCTGTTTGGTCCATTACCCTGCAGCCAAAGCTGCTGGGTCCTGCCCACCCAGGCCTAGGGAGGGAGTCCATAGGGAGGCGCTGACTGAGGGCTGTTGCTGCTTCCTGGGCTTGTGCCAGCTGTCCTGCCACCATGACAGGGAgcgacactgccccccacctccagcgAGTACCACTGCCGCAGGTATCCCCTGcagttcccccttccccctcccagtgtcatctttttgggaacctgaaatatggtaaccctattctagGGAGGCTTAGATGGTTAAAAATAACTCAGATAAACAACTGTTTTCTATCCAGTGTTAGGTGTGGACATTCTGGTGTTAAAGTTGtcttttccccccgcccccacccagtgaTGCAGTCTTCTAGATTGGTTTTTTGAAACCTATATTTAGGGCAGACCTATCTGTATAGAAAAGCTGTTTTTGTGGTTAGGAATACAGTTAGTGGGGTGAGGATAGTTTTGGATAGTCTATTTTGTTGTAACTTCTTGATTTGAGTAGATATTTCTAGGTCTAAGTTCTCTGGTACCTGCTGATATAACTGAAAAGCTAAGTCTTTCTAAACTTTAAAGGTGTGATCTGCAAAGCAGTTTAGGTGCTTAAGTCCTGTATGCAGCACCTCTGCACTCTGTGAAATTCCTGcttggctgccacctaaccctggaGACTAGTGGTTTTCaactgggggtccacagactgtcTCAGGGGTCTGCAATAGGTAACTATGAAAATTAAATTTCAGATCCCAGGAAAGGCATTCCGTTTTTCTGATcaatcaaaagtatgtgaatTCCCCCACATTTTACAGGTCAGAACCTGGAAGTGTTATCATTACCATAGAACaagggtccccaacgcggtgcccacgggcaccatggcgcccgcggggGCATCCGTGTGCACCCACCTACTGGccaccggacaagcagccgccgaaatgccaccgtgAAGCGGCAATGTCAAGAAGCGctactgccgaaatgccgccgaatttcGGCCGTGACGCCTCTTGATGACACTGCTTCACAGCGGCATTTTGGTGGCTGCTTGTCTGGTGGCCACAGTCCTcggcggccagggccggctccaggcaccagcttaccaagcaggtgcttggggcggcacgtccagctgttcagcggcaattcggtggacggtccctcactcctgctcggagcgaaggacctcctgccgaattgccgccgcagatcgcggcttttttgtttgtttgtttgtttggctgcttggggcggccaaaaccctggagccggccctgtcggcGGCTAGTCAtccggcgcccgccccacggaaaccgagtggctaggcagcagttctgcagaaaaggacctaggggttacagtggacgagaagctggatatgagtcaacagtgtgcccttgttgccaagaaggctaacagcattttgggctgtataagtaggggcattgccagcagatcgagggacgtgatcgttcccctctattcgacattggtgaggcctcacctggagtactgtgtccagttttgggccccacactacaagaaggatgtggaaaaattggaaagagtccagtggagggcaacaaaaatgattagggggctggagcacatgagttatgatgagaggctgagggaactgggattgtttagtctgcagaagagaagaatgaggggggatttgatagctgctttcaactacctgaaagggggttccaaagaggatggatctagactgttctcagtggtaccagatgacagaacaaggagtaatggtctcaagttgcagtgggggaggtttaggttggatattaggaaaaactttttcactaggagggtggtgaagcactggaatgagttacctagggaagtggtggaatctccttccttagaggtttttaaggtcaggcttgacaaagccctggctgggatgatttaattgggattaggtcctgctttgagcagggggttggactagatgacctcctgaggttcccttccaaccctgatattctatgatgattctatgaaaaggttggggaccactgccataGAAGCTCACAGTTTAGTGCCCTTTCTCACGCTGCATCAAATGCTGGGCTGAGCATGTGCAACATTTATaattgaattctgttcagtcagttttcagtttaagacttctatggtaggggtccatggaccacagattaaatttccaaaggggtccgcacctccatttgaaaactTGTTGGGGTCCACAGatgagaaaagtttgaaaaccactgctgtagatgccataggcgccgactccgggggtgctccgaggctggagcaCCCGCGGAGAAAAATTGGTGGATgcggagcacccactggcagctccccgccccgcccccctgccccagcacacctctgcctccgctccgcctcctcccctgagcgggcagccacatcctgcttctccccccccctccctcccagcgcttgcgctgcgaaacagctgtttcgcgtggcaagcctgggaggtaggggggaggaggaggaatgcagcatgcttggggaagaggcagagccagggtggggatttggggagggatccaataggggcagggagggggcggagggccacgagcacccaccggcgccaacaaaagttggcgcctgtggtaGATGCTTAAACTCACGCTGCCTAACTTTCCATTGTAAAAATTTCCCAGGTGCTTAAGTTTTTAAACTCTAGGGCATGTGCCCTGGTGATCCactctaggcatccagatgctTATCTCCCACCTCGGCCCCAAAGTGATTCACAAGCCAGGGGAAGGTAGGCATTTGGCTGCATAAATCACGTATGGGGCCTAAGCAGCTAGGTGGCCTTTGAGCATGACTCCCAGATCAGGTCCCATTCAGATTCATGTCTCTTTTCACTCATTGCTTTTTAATGTAAATGGTTTTCTCATAATATGAGTAAGGCTTTCCCATTTCCTTGTACTTTGGACTGTGGTTCAAAAAGAAGCTTTTCTCTTCTCCCAGTGAAATCACTTCTCTGTGTAGGTGCTGTGCTTTTTGTGTCCTGTTTCCACCTCTAGTTTATGGTCACTACTTCTATATTTGGTAAGAGTCTGCCTTAATTTTTCACATTAAATTGTGCAGAGGTAGGCTGCTAGTGCAGAGCTCTGAAAAGGGATCTTGTAAAATGGTATTTCAGTTTTTGAGCTCTTAATTTTAAGCAGTCAGTAGCAGGTGATGTGGTTTTCTCCTCTCAGCTGGAAGTTTGTCCTGTTGAAGCCTGCAAGAGATTAATATTAGTGAATCAAAAGCTAAGTAAAATCCACTCCTGGTCAGCAGTGGAACATATGTTGTTTTGATTGATTGAAATGGCACTAGAAATGCATTTGTTTTGTACATGGATCATAAAAGAAACATCACAATTCTGTTCTGTACTCAGTTTAGTAAAGAAGTGGGAACTAAGGAAAGCTATAATAATCTCTCAGATCCAAGACTTTGGGGGGAAGAGAAcatgtttttctttcaaaaataatataatgtaACGGAAATTGGATTTTTCATGGTCTTGGATATCGCCTCTGAGGCTTGCAGTGTAGGACTCTGTAGAACAGCACTGCAAGCATAAAACTAAAACAGGCATGAAAATCTATGGAGTCTACTGGTTTTTCTGTCAATAAAAATCTTCGaatactgggttttttttaagtgggcCTGGCTAAGAATAAAAAACTACTTGTTAATTTGGCCCAAACAGTAAACCTAAGTAGCATCATGAGTGCTAGTAGTTAACCATTACTATTACATTTGTAcatagttaattttttttcttgtgaagAAAGCAACTAGTATTTAGATTTAACATATTTCTCTGTTCCCAGGTGCAAGGCTGGGGTAAAGCTGCTCCATTTGCCTGCCTTCAGTTGCAAAAGCAAGCCAAGAAATCAAGGGCAAATGAAACCATCAACAGTTGCCTGTTTTGCTTAGATATGAGGCAAAATAATGACAAAAGTGTGAGCCAAGAAACCAAGACTACAAGAGATCAATCAAAATCTGATTGCAAATTAAGCACATGTGCTATAGATGATACCGTTTCAGAAAAGAAAGAGGTTCCAGTCCATTCTAGTGAGTCTTCCAATTGTTCTACCACCGATGGAACTAAGAGAGAAAGTTGTAATGGCAAGTTACGCTCTATTCAGACATTTCAAGGTGAAAAGAAAAGTTTGCCAGTAAAGGAATACAGTATATGGCAAccagaaaaaatgaaaaacccAGAAGCCCTAAAAAATAAAGCTGTAAAGACCCCTGAGCCTACCATGCCTGCTCCAGATAGCTCTGAATCTTCAAACTTAAAGTCTTTGCTGATATTGCCACCAGTGAAAGATGCAACTACAAAAGATAGCACAGATCCTTCTTTTAAGAAGAGCATAGCAGCTATCTCCCAGGCAAATCAGAAAATGCTCAATGCTACTTCAGCTGAGACTGCTTCCGGTAGTAAGGGTACTCAAACAATCGAacaaaaggggggaaaagaaacTGACTGTATCATTCATGATACAGTGAAGGAGAAACAAATTCACGAACCATTATCCTTTGTCCCAAGGCTTCCAAAAGCATTTCTGCAAAGAGGCCCTGAACAGTTTCACTGGCCCTGTGCTCTTTGGCCAGATAGAAAAATTACAACCACTTCTAATTCTGTTTCTTTGAGAAAGAACAGTCATCTTGCTAACATGCAGTTTCTGCATACAAAAGGAATACAGTACACAAAACATGATGAGATCAGAGGTCCTTTCACCAACAGTATTAAAAACAGAAGTCTCTCAGAGGCCAAGCAAGGAAACGAATCAAAAACACAGGCGGTGCAACTGCTTCCTGGACTATTCCCTTCCTTAACGGTCAGCCATGTTGCAATAACCGCAATGTCTTCTAGACTGACCTAACATTTTTATACTGTAACTTCATGTCATTTTCTTCTATTTGTTTGAACTCATTATATGATGAGAAAAGGATTGAAGATACATTGTACTTGTGCTCCGTGTGAGCAGACTTGCCGTTTGTTAATTTTTGTAGATGCTACTTATATGTATCAGTTTATAATACTATACATTCCTTCCAAATAATTTAATTTCCAGTTTATAGATTAACTGTCTATTGTATACAATATTCTAATTCCCATTGCCCCATATTAATTTATTTAAGGTTCTACTGGAACTAAGTGCATTCACCTCATTCAGGTGCAGCCCTCATGAACAATTAGACTGtggggcaagctggggtgtgaatctatccCACATCAGTCTGCCCTGCTCTAACTGTCCATGTACACCCTGCTGCTATATGTTAAGTTTGTTACAGTGCTTTGGGTTAGTCCTCCttagctcaaagcactttaacaaCCGTTAATGCACACAGACAGTTAGGAGCATGTCAGGCTAATGTAGGATAGATTCACATCCCAGCTTGCCAGTGTCTAATTCTTcatgcagacaaggcctaagtatGGTCATGGGGTACCTGGCTCAACAATGCATTTTAGCACAATCTTGAGTTCATTCTTATTCAGCAAAAGCCATTTAAGAATGTTCTTTATTTTAAGTATGTGCTTCAGTTTCATTGAGATCCATGGGGCTGAATatttgcttaaatgctttgcagaaCTGGGACTTAAACGAGCAGCAGAACTAGTCCAGTAGCTACAGAACAGCAGCTCTTTCCCAGTGGCATGGTTAAATGTTCAGTTCCTACGTTTGTCCTGATTCGTTTAAGGACTATAAGTATTTTTTTGTGTATGcttccttgttttgttttcatattttattAACAGAGGCCAGACTCATCTATTATTAAACAGAGGGACTTTGATATCAAGTTTTATCTGTGTTAAAtgtacatttcattttgactaatTAGCTATCACAGTTTCCTCCATAAAATACAGGTTAAATTTGCATTCACGACTTAGGATAGCTTAAATAAAAATTATCCACATCCACAATGACTGCGTGTTTCTCAGTAGTCAAAGATTTTCTGTGACTGGCAGCCACTTATTTATTCTCTCCCCCTTTTTGATGCATTTGACAGTAACTTGGAAGTAATAGGAAAGATAATACCAGTTAAAAATTCCCAAATATCACATGTTCCACTCTTATGCCAGAGCTCTAAACTCACCATCTAGCTGATTTAAGATTCAGAGAATCAGTCATAGGAGATTAAAGTTAAATCcagaatttatatttttatagtaTGTTAGTTTCAAAGCAGTTTACAGACTTCTACATATTAACTATTTACTCACCCTCATGTATGCACTGCTTGAGATCCAAAAAGAGAGAGGGTAAGCTCTTTCTAGCAGCAACTAGAAGCAAAGGCTAAGTAATGAAaggacttttttattttaaaaagctacatGAAGAAATCGCCCACTATTGATGTGCAATAACTTCTAGGGGAGAAATACAGCAGCCCTTCAATAACACACATCACTGTTGCATAATAGTTTAGGGCAGATGTGAATAATATTGTTTTCCAGTAGAAATTATTGCGGGAATTAAAGCAGAGTGCAATGGCTCATGTTGCAATGTGGGCAGGCCCATGCCACCACTGTTCTTTTATGAAGTGGTCAGGCCTTCTGTTTGAGCTTTAACAGCTGCAAGAGATCACTTGAAATACAATATAGTGGTACTAGTGTggagggaagagtgccacctactgaatgtTCAGCTAGTTGGGGTGAGAGAGGAACCCATACCAATCTAGGTGCTAGGCATTCAACTCTAAGTTGAGATTAagtactgccttttttttttttttttaaatcttcctttaTTTTACTTCCTTTTCCTGAAGAGTGATTATGGAAAATAAGCCCCTTTGACAACAGTCACTGGTGGCAAATTCCATACCTTGCGATAAATTTAGAGAATACATAGTTCtaagattattatttatatgaGTTTGGGTCAGACTAATGGGGTCATCCTCAAAGGGGAATAAAATCATCAGTTTGATAGCCCAGCTTTTGCAGAGTGTCCTGGGGCAAAATTACTGAGCCATTATCCCTTACAAGACCTGGTGTTTTATTTCAACGAGGCTTTAGCCTGAATAATAACTGTAGGATTTGTCCTTGTATTTCCAATGTAagattccttccttcctccctcacctttccttaaacatttagAAAAGTTCTTTTTATAGTGGCTAGTTTTGAAGACATCTGATATGCTGTTGTGCATGCTTACTGGTAGAAGTTGTGGACATATGTGAACTACCACAAGAAAGATACATTTAAGTAGAAATCCAGCCAGGACAATGAAAATGAATTCTTCTTACCTACATTCCATTCTGTGAAGTAATGGATTTTATGGTACATATGGCATAATAGAAGAATTGAGTGCTTTGTATTATAACTTTAGTTCACAAATACTATAGCAAGATAGTTTGTTTTTCCACTTGGTGCTCTCATGCTTTTAAAACAGGAATGGGAATATGCGGTTATTTATTCAAAAACAGAACTGGCTGTAAATAGTCCTAACGATTTCCACTCATTGTTTTGTAGAGGAAAATATCTATTGTATTTTGTTTACAAGAATCAAGGCAATAGAAAGTCGAGGGGTCTGTCTTAACTATGCAATTTGATCACAGTACTACAGTTGCACATGTCCAAATATCTGTCAGAATAGAGACATCATTCGGTAggtcagttctctctctctctctctctctctctctctctccctccccaacatCCATTTTATAATAGCTTAACTCCCTTTTCAAAATATGCCCAGTTGTTGTGTATCTCCACTTGTCTTGTGCTTTTAGGTGGCAACACCCTAGCCAGAAGGACAACTGATGCAATCTGCCTTATATCTCTATGGTCTTAATTAAAAGTAGCAGTAGTAGTAAATTCTCTAATGATTTATACTATA encodes:
- the C14H16orf46 gene encoding uncharacterized protein C16orf46 homolog yields the protein MMNSSKKNELDLEKSITNKKTEEAKWQCIYPNERRERNHVYTLLNISENVFEQDERSLEYVIRTGWEEAVQGWGKAAPFACLQLQKQAKKSRANETINSCLFCLDMRQNNDKSVSQETKTTRDQSKSDCKLSTCAIDDTVSEKKEVPVHSSESSNCSTTDGTKRESCNGKLRSIQTFQGEKKSLPVKEYSIWQPEKMKNPEALKNKAVKTPEPTMPAPDSSESSNLKSLLILPPVKDATTKDSTDPSFKKSIAAISQANQKMLNATSAETASGSKGTQTIEQKGGKETDCIIHDTVKEKQIHEPLSFVPRLPKAFLQRGPEQFHWPCALWPDRKITTTSNSVSLRKNSHLANMQFLHTKGIQYTKHDEIRGPFTNSIKNRSLSEAKQGNESKTQAVQLLPGLFPSLTVSHVAITAMSSRLT